The genomic stretch AGAGTACTTTAAATTTACTGGTATGGAATTTACAATACTTTCTCGAGCTCTTGATAGAGATAATACAATAAAAATTAGCCCTTCAACAAAAACAGCAGCTAATGCAACTTGCCAAGGAATATTCATTCCAATTACTACAGAAAATGCAAAAAATGCATTAAGACCCATGCCTGGTGCTAGTGCAATAGGAGTATTAGTATAAAGCCCCATTAATATACTAGAAAATGCTGATGTTAAACAAGTTGCTGTAACTAATGCTCCAATTGGCATACCTGTGCTAGATAATATTGCCGGATTAACAGCTATTATGTATGCCATGCTCAAAAAAGTGGTAATACCCGCAATAAC from Borreliella afzelii encodes the following:
- a CDS encoding solute carrier family 23 protein, with product MNQSKETLLFQFKNNTIDYKKEVIAGITTFLSMAYIIAVNPAILSSTGMPIGALVTATCLTSAFSSILMGLYTNTPIALAPGMGLNAFFAFSVVIGMNIPWQVALAAVFVEGLIFIVLSLSRARESIVNSIPVNLKYSITVGIGLFIAFIGFVNGGIVIKNDATLVGIGSFIDLKVLFTFLGLFFIVIFEQLNVRG